One Excalfactoria chinensis isolate bCotChi1 chromosome 19, bCotChi1.hap2, whole genome shotgun sequence genomic window carries:
- the SMG8 gene encoding nonsense-mediated mRNA decay factor SMG8: MRQPYYVLLWDQMRSALLLKAALLGGTQLDAPRAQQWSSAFSVDTAWPWDKALLYKDCVSAALGLLCTRTSLSLLSLLSLLLLLSVPGSLLNTRGSVSPRSMRVAPGAGRRRRGVGAGAGPGVAMAGPMAGPMAGPGGAMAGPVSLRELLLAGNEASGTAAAGPGATAAPGEEEVCVVGIFGKTALQLCSEKAALVSTVCDRQVFPLFEREEAEEAGGGAGRDGEAAGRDYNHLQAYYSQESRVLYLVLTSICDTPQLLRACGDLAAAESREDGPGVPLPHAEAHEFWKHQEKLHCLSLLYLFSVCHILLLVHPTCSFDITYDRVFRALDGLRQKVLPSLKAAIKDCPVGKEWKLNCRPCPPRLLFLFQLNGALKVDPPPGRGQDPCGHLEKPPPKKHSPKRRLQHALEDQIYRIFRKSRVLTNQSINCLFTVPANQAFVYIVAGGAQDGEDPVAMLLDQLRSNCTMRETDSLLAPTLSGPRRYQLMRHGRQQLSFYAESSSSSSSSSGQLVDCTLKEFLWQHVELVLSKKGFDDSVGRNPQPSHFELPTYQKWVAAALKLYEVTIEGKDDDPTSLTGELSSKIMGSIKVLEGYLDIDTKFSENRCQKALPMAHSAYQSNLPHNYTMTVHKNQLAQALRVYSQHARGPAFHKYAMQLNEDCYKFWSNGHQLCEERSLTDQHCVHKFHLLPKAGEKPEADRNPPILYHNSRARSTGACNCGRKQAPRDDPFDIKAANYDFYQLLEEKCCGKLEHINFPIFQPSTPDPAPARDEASPAPPEGEIEKLKEKEPQTQGESTGLSLALSLGQSTGSLGTYPADAQGGGDNAEGQGQSGESKSEKRPSLVDRQASTVEYLPGMLHSNCPKGLLPKFSSWSLVKLGPAKAYNFHTGLDQQGFIPGTNYLMPWDIVIRTRAEDEGDLDTNSWPAPNKAIPAKRSAVVMGRGRRRDDIARAFVGFEYEDARGRRFMCSGPDKVMKVMGGGPKESALKALNSDMPLYILSSTQGRGLKPHYAQFMRLFVVVPDAPLQITLTPQVQPGPPPCPVFYPEKQEITLPSDGLWVLRFPYAYVTERGPCFPPKESQQLMSYKVLRGILKAMTQ, from the exons ATGAGACAACCGTACTATGTATTGCTTTGGGACCAGATGAGGTCAGCTCTGCTATTAAAGGCCGCACTGCTCGGAGGCACGCAGCTGGACGCTCCCAGGGCGCAGCAATGGAGCTCAGCGTTCAGCGTGGACACGGCGTGGCCTTGGGACAAAGCCCTGCTTTACAAGGACTGCGTTTCAGCCGCACTCGGGCTGCTTTGTACCCGCACATCGCTGTcgctgctgtcattgctgtcattgctgttaTTGCTGTCGGTGCCCGGCTCGCTCCTCAATACACGTGGTTCCGTCTCCCCGCGTTCAATGCGTGTTGCtcccggggcggggcggcgcaGGCGCGGCGTTGGCGCAGGCGCGGGGCCGGGCGTGGCGATGGCGGGTCCGATGGCGGGGCCCATggcggggccgggcggagcGATGGCGGGGCCGGTGAGTCTgcgggagctgctgctggccggTAACGAGGCGAGCGGGACGgctgcggcggggccgggagcgaCGGCGGCTCCCGGAGAGGAGGAGGTGTGCGTGGTCGGCATCTTCGGCAAAACCGCGCTGCAGCTGTGCTCCGAGAAAGCGGCCCTGGTGAGCACCGTGTGCGACCGGCAGGTGTTCCCCCTCTTCGAACGGGAGGAGGCCGAGGaagcgggcggcggcgcggggagGGATGGCGAGGCGGCCGGCAGGGACTACAACCATCTGCAGGCGTATTACAGCCAGGAGAGCCGCGTGCTGTACCTGGTGCTCACCTCCATCTGCGATACGCCGCAGCTGCTGCGGGCGTGCGGGGATCTGGCTGCGGCCGAGAGCCGGGAGGACGGCCCCGGAGTGCCGCTGCCCCACGCCGAAGCGCACGAGTTCTGGAAGCACCAGGAGAAGCTGCACTGCCTCAGCCTCCTGTACCTCTTCTCCGTGTGCCACATCCTGCTGTTGGTGCACCCCACTTGCTCCTTCGACATCACCTACGACCGCGTCTTCAGGGCGCTGGATGGGCTGCGGCAGAAGGTGCTGCCTTCCCTGAAGGCCGCCATCAAGGACTGCCCCGTGGGCAAGGAGTGGAAGCTGAACTGCAGGCCCTGCCCGCCCCGCctgctcttcctcttccagCTTAACGGGGCCCTGAAGGTGGATCCCCCCCCGGGCAGGGGCCAGGACCCCTGCGGCCACCTGGAGAAGCCCCCCCCTAAGAAGCACTCCCCCAAGAGGAGGCTGCAGCACGCCCTGGAGGACCAGATCTACCGTATCTTCCGCAAGAGCCGAGTGCTGACCAACCAGAGCATCAACTGCCTGTTCACCGTGCCTGCCAACCAGGCCTTCGTGTACATCGTGGCCGGTGGGGCGCAGGACGGGGAGGATCCCGTGGCCATGCTGCTCGATCAGCTCAGGAGCAACTGCACCATGAGAGAGACGGACTCCCTGCTGGCTCCAACCCTATCGGGACCCCGGAGGTACCAGCTGATGCGTCAcggcaggcagcagctctccttctatgcagagagcagcagctccagctccagctcctcgGGGCAGCTGGTGGACTGTACCCTGAAGGAGTTCTTGTGGCAGCACGTGGAGCTGGTGCTCAGCAAGAAGGGCTTCGATGACAGCGTGGGGAGGAACCCGCAGCCCTCTCACTTTGAGCTCCCGACCTACCAGAAATGGGTTGCCGCAGCCCTAAAGCTGTATGAAGTGACTATCGAAGGCAAAGATGACGACCCGACTTCGCTCACTGGCGAACTGAGCTCGAAAATCATGGGCAGCATCAAAGTTCTGGAAGGTTATTTAGATATAGACACCAAGTTCTCCGAAAACCGTTGCCAGAAAGCCCTGCCCATGGCCCACAGTGCCTACCAGTCCAACCTGCCCCACAATTACACCATGACGGTCCATAAGAATCAACTGGCCCAGGCCTTGCGTGTGTACAGCCAGCACGCCCGCGGCCCGGCCTTCCATAAGTATGCCATGCAGCTGAATGAGGACTGTTACAAGTTCTGGAGTAACGGGCACCAGCTTTGTGAGGAACGAAGTTTAACGGACCAGCACTGCGTGCACAAGTTTCATTTGCTCCCCAAAGCAG GGGAGAAACCCGAAGCAGACAGAAATCCCCCAATCCTGTACCACAACAGCCGGGCTCGTTCCACTGGTGCCTGTAACTGTGGTAGAAAACAAGCTCCTCGTGACGACCCCTTCGACATCAAAGCAGCTAATTACGACTTCTACCAG ctgctggaagaaaaatgctgcGGGAAACTGGAACACATCAATTTTCCCATCTTTCAGCCAAGCACACCTGATCCAGCACCtgccagggatgaggcatcGCCTGCACCTCCGGAGGGTGAAATTGAGAAACTTAAAGAGAAAGAACCTCAGACTCAGGGTGaaagcacagggctgagctTAGCCCTCAGCCTGGGTCAGTCAACGGGCAGCTTGGGCACTTACCCAGCGGATGCCCAAGGAGGAGGGGACAACGCAGAAGGTCAGGGGCAGAGTGGGGAGTCCAAAAGTGAGAAAAGGCCGAGCCTGGTGGATCGTCAGGCATCCACTGTGGAGTACCTCCCTGGGATGCTCCATTCCAACTGCCCCAAAGGCCTTCTGCCCAAATTCTCCAGTTGGTCACTGGTGAAACTGGGGCCTGCTAAGGCTTATAACTTCCACACGGGCTTAGACCAGCAAGGCTTTATCCCGGGAACAAACTACTTAATGCCTTGGGACATTGTCATCAGGACGAGAGCTGAAGATGAAGGAGACTTAGATACCAATTCCTGGCCTGCTCCTAACAAGGCTATTCCTGCAAAAAGAAGCGCGGTTGTGATGGGAAGGGGAAGGCGGAGGGATGACATAGCTCGAGCTTTTGTAGGATTTGAGTACGAAGATGCACGTGGCAGGAGGTTCATGTGTTCAGGGCCTGATAAGGTGATGAAAGTGATGGGAGGGGGGCCGAAGGAGTCTGCCCTGAAAGCCCTCAATTCCGACATGCCACTCTACATCCTGTCCTCGACTCAGGGGCGGGGACTCAAGCCCCATTACGCTCAGTTCATGAGACTCTTTGTGGTGGTTCCTGACGCTCCGCTGCAAATAACGCTGACACCTCAG GTTCAGCCCGGGCCACCACCTTGCCCTGTGTTCTACCCCGAGAAGCAGGAAATCACGCTTCCATCGGACGGGCTGTGGGTGCTCAGGTTTCCCTATGCGTACGTGACGGAGCGCGGGCCGTGCTTTCCTCCCAAGGAAAGCCAACAGCTGATGAGTTACAAAGTTCTCCGAGGGATCCTGAAAGCGATGACGCAGTAA